The Pirellulimonas nuda genome includes a region encoding these proteins:
- a CDS encoding DUF6690 family protein, translating to MPKPYIVAGLLGASVGVPYLVSEVPKDWGQTSGAAAQPAGAETTIDVTSITIQPPQGPGAAVYTSPAPLEGFRRHSINEVLRFDVTKEWVYGQFARKTTGLADPELFGVRVALVTGTGMSDLAGSLSYYFSNTDQVERITFQGRTADSRPLVQLVTSQYGLAPVPAASPGEHLFESRVGSKVQSRLRTRPQPVLWSTDPHSSVQVDLVLNRPGSDRFIVPEKPQLNLPPAPAEHVADAPAAEPQAPAEGQAAADPQQTRPDWFRWPN from the coding sequence AGGTTCCCAAAGACTGGGGCCAAACCTCGGGGGCCGCTGCGCAGCCGGCCGGCGCCGAGACAACAATCGACGTTACGTCCATCACGATTCAGCCCCCACAAGGCCCTGGAGCGGCGGTCTATACCAGCCCCGCCCCGCTGGAGGGCTTCCGGCGGCACTCCATAAACGAGGTCTTGCGGTTCGACGTGACCAAGGAGTGGGTCTATGGGCAGTTCGCAAGGAAAACAACCGGCCTGGCCGATCCAGAGCTGTTCGGCGTCCGCGTGGCGTTGGTCACAGGCACCGGGATGAGCGACCTGGCTGGTTCACTCTCCTACTATTTCTCGAACACAGACCAGGTCGAACGGATCACGTTCCAGGGGCGTACGGCCGACAGCCGGCCGCTGGTGCAGCTGGTCACCTCGCAGTACGGGCTTGCCCCAGTGCCGGCGGCCTCGCCGGGCGAGCACCTGTTTGAGTCGCGCGTGGGCTCGAAGGTGCAAAGCCGGCTACGCACGCGACCCCAGCCGGTGCTGTGGTCGACTGATCCCCACTCTAGTGTCCAGGTCGACCTGGTGCTGAATCGCCCCGGGTCCGACCGGTTCATTGTGCCCGAGAAGCCCCAGCTCAACCTCCCCCCTGCCCCGGCCGAGCACGTGGCCGACGCCCCGGCGGCAGAACCGCAGGCGCCCGCCGAGGGCCAAGCGGCCGCCGACCCGCAGCAGACCCGGCCCGACTGGTTCCGCTGGCCCAACTAG
- a CDS encoding GNAT family N-acetyltransferase, with the protein MLPWMATTPSICGCPDTLRLAALRLVLRELPESSQAAVLESMVGIPTGGLDPFSGLLVALSEGQLAAAVWVQPQPGNSAALWIPQAIGELSDATAGGLIDRAASVADAAGVEVVQTLLEPDDQLWPPCLLRSGFRRIALLSYLEWRARHPIVTMPPPPDGLTLRPAPRMHAQLEPLVAATYAGSLDCPAIGGMRSMRHVLDGYRAAGRHEPELWLSVELDGVNAGVLLLADHPDSDQVELVYMGVRPEARGGGLGLQMVRHAQQVTQHRQRERLVLAADVQNDKATAVYAAAGFSEWAQRIAMLRPAGRR; encoded by the coding sequence ATGCTGCCCTGGATGGCGACGACCCCCTCGATCTGCGGATGCCCCGATACGCTCAGGCTTGCCGCGTTGCGACTAGTGCTGCGCGAACTCCCCGAGTCGTCGCAGGCCGCTGTTTTGGAGTCGATGGTTGGGATCCCGACAGGCGGGCTCGACCCCTTCTCCGGGCTGCTCGTGGCGCTCAGCGAGGGGCAGCTCGCCGCGGCCGTGTGGGTGCAGCCCCAGCCGGGCAATTCCGCGGCCTTGTGGATTCCGCAAGCGATCGGCGAACTCTCCGACGCCACAGCCGGTGGGCTGATCGATCGGGCGGCCAGCGTTGCGGACGCCGCGGGCGTTGAAGTGGTGCAAACGCTGCTCGAGCCCGACGATCAGCTCTGGCCGCCTTGCCTGCTGCGCAGCGGTTTCCGTCGGATCGCGCTGCTGAGCTACCTTGAGTGGCGCGCCCGACACCCCATCGTCACGATGCCGCCGCCGCCAGACGGGCTGACGCTCAGGCCCGCCCCGAGGATGCACGCTCAGCTTGAACCGCTCGTAGCGGCCACGTACGCCGGCAGCCTCGATTGCCCCGCGATCGGAGGGATGCGGAGCATGCGACACGTCCTGGACGGGTACCGCGCCGCGGGTCGCCACGAACCGGAGTTGTGGCTGAGCGTCGAACTGGATGGCGTGAACGCCGGCGTGTTGCTGCTGGCGGATCATCCCGACTCCGATCAGGTCGAGCTGGTCTACATGGGGGTCCGCCCCGAGGCGCGGGGCGGAGGGCTCGGCCTGCAGATGGTCCGTCACGCGCAGCAGGTCACGCAACACCGACAGCGCGAACGGTTGGTGCTTGCCGCAGACGTACAGAACGACAAAGCCACTGCGGTCTACGCCGCTGCCGGTTTTTCGGAATGGGCGCAGCGTATCGCGATGCTTCGCCCCGCTGGCCGACGCTAA
- a CDS encoding DnaA ATPase domain-containing protein codes for MDDSSFQEEMRTALIERIGPRRYGVWFDGQVELRRADNQRLLAVAASPLVRDWLVANVRGELMAAAQVVTGRHVDVEFSFAATDPRSVDLPVACDPPAGLSQGPAPATRPGQVPPKDPFRGVVVGEANRAAVAVARRAAAGAGIALLHGGSGVGKTVLLRAACDGACQADRRRRAVYLTAPQFTTEFVEACRGGGLPSFRRKLARTDLLVIDDVQFFVGKSRTLEELQQTIDAFQSAGKGVLLSSDRPLAELRGLGPELASRLAAGVAVELSAPDAAMRYAILQSLVGAAGVAIPEEAQSTLAGGLVGGARELSGALNRWVLEMEINPGADGDRVAARVVELLNAQSQPAVKMADIHHAVSAEYGVEPNELLSSKRTKSVTEPRMLAMWLARRFTRAAWSEIGDYFGSRSHSTVISAHRRIEGMMTQRDDGAGAPLADAVRRIEARLRAC; via the coding sequence ATGGACGATTCTTCCTTCCAGGAAGAAATGCGCACGGCGCTTATCGAACGCATCGGACCGCGCCGCTACGGCGTGTGGTTCGATGGGCAGGTTGAGCTGCGACGGGCGGACAACCAGCGACTCCTCGCCGTCGCGGCCTCGCCGCTGGTGCGTGACTGGCTGGTGGCCAACGTCCGCGGTGAGTTGATGGCGGCGGCGCAGGTCGTAACGGGGCGTCACGTGGACGTGGAGTTTTCTTTCGCGGCGACCGATCCGAGAAGCGTGGACCTACCGGTCGCGTGCGATCCTCCAGCGGGCCTCAGCCAGGGTCCCGCTCCTGCTACTAGGCCCGGACAGGTTCCGCCAAAAGACCCGTTCCGCGGCGTCGTGGTCGGCGAGGCCAACCGGGCCGCGGTCGCCGTGGCGAGGCGAGCGGCGGCCGGCGCAGGCATCGCCCTGCTTCACGGCGGAAGCGGTGTCGGCAAGACGGTTCTGTTGCGAGCCGCCTGCGACGGCGCCTGCCAAGCGGACCGTCGTCGTCGCGCCGTTTACCTCACGGCGCCCCAATTCACCACCGAGTTCGTCGAGGCTTGTCGCGGCGGAGGGCTCCCCAGCTTCCGACGCAAGTTGGCGCGGACCGACCTGCTGGTGATCGACGACGTCCAATTCTTTGTGGGCAAGTCGCGTACGCTGGAAGAGCTGCAGCAGACGATCGACGCTTTCCAGTCGGCCGGCAAAGGGGTGCTGCTCTCAAGCGATCGGCCGTTGGCGGAACTGCGTGGGCTCGGCCCGGAGCTCGCTTCGCGCTTAGCCGCGGGCGTCGCGGTAGAGCTCTCTGCCCCCGACGCCGCGATGCGCTACGCGATCCTCCAAAGCCTTGTTGGGGCTGCGGGCGTCGCTATTCCGGAAGAAGCGCAGAGTACGTTGGCGGGTGGGCTGGTTGGCGGCGCGCGCGAGCTGTCGGGGGCGCTAAACCGCTGGGTGCTGGAGATGGAGATCAACCCCGGCGCTGACGGGGATAGGGTCGCTGCTCGGGTGGTTGAGCTGCTCAACGCCCAGTCGCAGCCCGCGGTGAAGATGGCGGACATCCACCATGCCGTATCCGCCGAGTACGGGGTCGAGCCAAACGAGCTCCTGTCCTCGAAGCGGACCAAGAGCGTGACGGAGCCGCGGATGCTCGCCATGTGGTTGGCGCGTCGCTTCACCCGGGCGGCATGGAGCGAGATCGGCGACTATTTCGGCAGCCGCAGCCACAGCACGGTGATCTCGGCCCACCGCAGGATTGAAGGGATGATGACCCAGCGCGACGACGGGGCGGGAGCGCCGTTGGCGGACGCCGTCCGCAGGATCGAAGCAAGGCTCCGTGCGTGCTGA
- a CDS encoding sigma-70 family RNA polymerase sigma factor, translating into MAAKKESRPGSRPASRSVKARAQAITHCELSFIPHHSFRTKDAREPRIEEGFAQEIERGRLERARSEASALPAHLARMSETPLLSPEQECLLFRRMNYCKARAASIQATIDPESPSTADVKKFEDLIRRSERLRNHLIEANTRLVMSIARKFADDRNCFDDLLSHGIASLMHAVEKFDFGRGFRFSTYATCAVRRDLYRMVMGRKKELSRYSTGCDEKLEVAGQMEEGINEQNWQRLSSAMDKMLECLDSRERAILEARYGLDGSTKRPSYSRLGKDLGISKERVRQLANRALDRLREVVGEYRLEALLP; encoded by the coding sequence ATGGCCGCCAAAAAAGAATCCCGACCCGGATCCCGCCCGGCATCGAGGTCGGTGAAAGCGAGAGCACAGGCTATCACGCATTGTGAGCTTTCTTTTATCCCTCATCATAGCTTCCGAACGAAGGACGCTCGGGAACCGCGGATCGAGGAAGGCTTCGCGCAAGAGATCGAACGTGGTCGGCTTGAGCGTGCGCGATCGGAAGCGTCCGCGCTGCCTGCCCACTTGGCCCGAATGTCGGAGACGCCACTTTTGTCTCCAGAGCAAGAGTGTCTGCTCTTTCGCCGCATGAACTACTGCAAGGCGCGTGCAGCCTCGATCCAAGCCACCATTGATCCCGAATCGCCCTCGACGGCCGACGTAAAGAAGTTTGAGGACCTCATTCGCCGCAGCGAGCGTCTTCGGAACCACCTGATCGAGGCGAACACCCGACTGGTCATGTCGATCGCCCGCAAGTTTGCGGACGATCGCAACTGCTTCGACGACCTATTGAGCCACGGTATTGCTTCTCTGATGCACGCGGTGGAGAAGTTCGACTTCGGACGGGGTTTCCGCTTCAGCACCTATGCAACCTGCGCCGTCCGTCGCGACCTGTACCGTATGGTGATGGGACGCAAGAAGGAACTCTCTCGATACAGCACCGGGTGCGATGAGAAACTCGAAGTCGCGGGGCAAATGGAAGAAGGGATCAACGAGCAGAATTGGCAGAGGCTGAGTTCGGCGATGGACAAGATGCTGGAGTGCCTCGACAGCCGCGAGCGAGCGATCTTGGAGGCTCGCTACGGGCTCGATGGGAGCACCAAGCGGCCTTCTTACAGCAGGCTGGGCAAAGACTTGGGCATTTCGAAGGAGCGGGTCCGGCAGTTGGCAAACCGCGCTCTGGATCGACTGCGCGAGGTTGTGGGCGAGTACCGGCTTGAGGCTTTGCTGCCCTAG
- a CDS encoding B12-binding domain-containing protein, with translation MQQLLSPKLVALAIGVSESSLKRWCDRGAIGVEKTPGGHRKIRISEVARFLRDQKRTAVRPELIGLPAALGRRMECEEAREALGAALESGDQELCLGIVVGGYLAGAKLVDICCHLLAPTLCGIGSRWECGELEVFQEHRACEILNRVIYNLRTLAPGHDSDAPVAIGGAPGKDTSRLPSLMVELTLVESGWHAVTLGSELPYASLRAAVERYRPALVWLSLTHLECAEEGRRAFRDFAGTLPAGVPVAVGGRACDETFAEGLEQAHYMTSFQELAVFAAKLHASSAGSTFASRGDSSESLCELIRRDAASDTAG, from the coding sequence ATGCAGCAACTCCTGAGCCCCAAACTGGTTGCACTCGCCATCGGTGTGAGCGAGTCGTCGCTCAAGCGTTGGTGCGACCGGGGAGCGATTGGGGTCGAGAAGACCCCCGGCGGACACCGAAAGATCCGCATTTCAGAGGTCGCCCGGTTCTTGCGCGATCAAAAGCGCACGGCGGTGCGACCGGAGCTGATCGGCCTGCCGGCTGCGCTCGGCCGCCGGATGGAGTGCGAAGAGGCCCGCGAAGCACTCGGCGCCGCTCTTGAATCCGGCGATCAAGAACTCTGCCTGGGCATTGTCGTAGGGGGTTACCTTGCTGGCGCTAAGCTGGTCGATATCTGTTGTCACCTCTTGGCGCCAACGCTCTGCGGAATTGGCAGCCGCTGGGAGTGCGGCGAGCTGGAGGTATTCCAGGAGCATCGGGCGTGTGAGATCCTTAATCGAGTAATCTACAACCTGCGGACCCTCGCTCCGGGACACGACTCAGACGCGCCGGTCGCGATCGGCGGCGCGCCGGGAAAGGACACTTCGCGGCTTCCGTCGCTGATGGTCGAGTTGACCCTCGTTGAGAGCGGCTGGCACGCGGTAACCCTGGGGAGTGAGCTGCCGTATGCATCGCTTCGGGCAGCGGTGGAACGCTACCGACCGGCGCTTGTGTGGCTGAGCCTCACGCATCTCGAGTGCGCCGAGGAGGGCCGCCGAGCATTCCGTGACTTTGCCGGGACGCTCCCCGCCGGGGTCCCCGTCGCCGTTGGGGGCCGCGCATGCGACGAGACTTTTGCGGAAGGCCTCGAGCAGGCCCACTACATGACAAGCTTCCAGGAACTCGCGGTTTTTGCCGCGAAACTTCACGCCTCCTCCGCCGGGTCGACGTTCGCGTCTCGCGGCGACAGTTCAGAGTCGCTGTGCGAGCTCATCCGCCGAGATGCGGCGTCTGACACCGCAGGCTGA
- a CDS encoding phosphatase PAP2 family protein — translation MPSRDGTSTPTNTGGTYSRLWLVLLLLALVVGPASLRIDLPAARWFAQNPARGDLADGVQIAEFFGHGLGVVLILVVVATLDPKGRILLPRLATSSLGAGLVANVFKMLLERHRPGTLDLNAAGLWNTFGDWLPLLSHGQGMQSFPSAHTATAAGLAVALSAAYPRGRWLFVALCLGVGLQRMAVQAHFPSDVVYGGVVGAIWGIRCQVGLLGRWFDLIEALWIRGPNADPKSASPPSQGRSKVA, via the coding sequence ATGCCAAGCAGGGACGGGACTTCGACCCCGACGAACACCGGGGGGACGTACTCCCGCCTTTGGCTGGTCCTCTTGCTGCTAGCGCTGGTGGTCGGCCCCGCCTCGCTGCGGATCGACTTGCCCGCGGCCCGCTGGTTTGCGCAGAACCCCGCCCGCGGCGATCTCGCCGACGGCGTTCAAATTGCCGAGTTCTTCGGCCATGGGCTCGGCGTCGTGCTAATCCTGGTGGTCGTTGCGACGCTCGATCCAAAGGGCCGGATTCTCTTGCCGCGACTCGCTACGTCATCGCTGGGAGCAGGGCTGGTCGCCAACGTCTTCAAGATGCTGCTGGAACGACACCGGCCCGGCACGCTCGACCTAAACGCCGCCGGGCTGTGGAATACTTTTGGGGACTGGCTGCCGCTGCTCTCGCATGGGCAGGGCATGCAGAGCTTCCCCTCCGCCCACACGGCTACAGCCGCCGGGCTGGCGGTCGCGCTTTCAGCGGCGTACCCACGCGGACGCTGGCTGTTCGTGGCGCTCTGTCTGGGCGTGGGGCTGCAACGCATGGCTGTGCAAGCTCACTTCCCCTCCGACGTCGTCTACGGCGGCGTCGTGGGCGCTATCTGGGGGATCCGCTGCCAGGTCGGCTTACTGGGGCGATGGTTCGACCTGATTGAGGCCCTCTGGATACGCGGCCCCAACGCCGACCCGAAGAGTGCGAGCCCCCCGAGTCAGGGCCGTTCCAAAGTGGCGTAG
- a CDS encoding enoyl-ACP reductase FabI yields the protein MPGLFEGKQGLITGVFNEKSIAWAIANEVLTGGGKCGFTYMPDKPDDARKKNLGRITKLTEGNPGALFLQPLDVTKDEQLDEVSQRCQKDLPGGLDFVLHSIAFANPEDLKRDTMETSREGFKMAMEISAYSLLAISNAVKDQLNPGASILTLTYFGGEKAVPGYNVMGVCKAALDACVRYLAFEMGPRHVRVNALSAGPLQTISGRGAGVDAMLGLYEAMAPLGRNITHEEAGRCGAFLMSEMSGGVTGEILHLDGGYNIMGSPGRMLDQIRQHQSG from the coding sequence ATGCCGGGACTTTTCGAGGGAAAGCAGGGGCTAATCACCGGCGTGTTCAACGAAAAGTCCATCGCCTGGGCAATTGCCAATGAAGTGCTTACGGGGGGAGGCAAGTGCGGATTCACGTACATGCCGGACAAGCCCGACGATGCCCGCAAGAAGAACCTGGGGCGGATTACCAAGCTCACCGAAGGCAATCCCGGCGCGCTTTTCCTCCAACCGCTGGACGTAACCAAGGACGAGCAGTTGGACGAAGTCTCCCAGCGGTGCCAGAAAGACCTGCCCGGCGGGCTCGATTTTGTCCTCCATTCGATCGCTTTTGCGAACCCCGAGGACCTCAAACGCGACACGATGGAGACCAGTCGAGAAGGCTTCAAGATGGCGATGGAGATCAGCGCCTACAGCCTGCTCGCCATCTCCAACGCCGTGAAGGACCAGCTCAATCCGGGGGCCAGCATCCTCACGCTCACCTACTTCGGCGGCGAGAAGGCGGTGCCCGGGTACAACGTGATGGGGGTCTGCAAGGCGGCCCTAGACGCCTGCGTACGCTACTTGGCCTTCGAGATGGGCCCGCGCCACGTACGCGTGAACGCGTTGAGCGCCGGCCCACTGCAGACTATCTCTGGGCGGGGCGCCGGCGTCGACGCAATGCTGGGCCTGTATGAGGCGATGGCGCCGCTGGGGCGCAACATCACGCACGAAGAAGCAGGGCGGTGCGGCGCCTTCCTGATGTCGGAGATGTCTGGGGGCGTGACCGGTGAGATCCTGCACCTCGACGGCGGCTACAACATCATGGGATCGCCGGGACGCATGCTCGACCAGATCCGCCAACACCAGTCCGGCTAA
- a CDS encoding sigma-54-dependent Fis family transcriptional regulator yields the protein MLPRLLLQLVDEAESYAGFWQRTLQAIVAGGQVEQAAVLAADRGIWRAIAAWPRGQHDPPSDLAADAMVEERVVSSGPWRGVAVSADSALLIRGGSEAWLREHAPSLGSAAHSVARWEAAECTAKRFGRLVEINRAWAAATGTRPLLEAIAEAACELFDADRASIFLWDEANRTLVGQPAIGFAAAELRLPDDKGVVGAVLQSGKPMRTGPDSSAAVDRSLDQKTGYQTQTLLCVPMDAADGRRLGVFELLNKRGGAFTDEDEAGLTGLAANAAIALANTQQFEALLARHDQLVDQAASGARLLGGCSAIESIRGTIERVADTDLAILILGENGTGKEVAAQALHYRSRRRGGPFVAVNCAAITETLLESELFGHEKGAFTDARETRPGKFEAASGGTLLLDEIGDMSLGGQAKLLRVLEEKVVVRVGGSAPIATDVRLLAATNQNLAQLVREKRFREDLFYRLNVVSIELPPLRSRGDDVLVLAEHFLRGFCQSMGRKAPKLSADAKSRLASHRWPGNVRELRNLMERVAYLHQGPRVEASDLAFVLAPGKPTSDLMDSDLPLSSATREFQRGYIRHTIEGCRGNVTDAAERLGVHRSNLYRKMTQLGMAADGDSETDDSDSPTDTDQRR from the coding sequence ATGCTCCCTCGGTTGTTACTTCAGCTCGTGGATGAAGCAGAGTCCTACGCCGGATTCTGGCAGCGAACGCTGCAAGCAATCGTTGCCGGGGGCCAGGTAGAACAGGCCGCCGTGTTGGCGGCCGACCGCGGAATCTGGAGGGCCATCGCGGCCTGGCCCCGAGGCCAGCACGACCCGCCTAGTGATCTGGCCGCGGACGCCATGGTGGAGGAACGGGTCGTTAGCTCGGGGCCGTGGCGGGGTGTAGCTGTGTCTGCGGATTCGGCCCTGCTGATCCGAGGAGGATCGGAAGCTTGGCTGCGAGAGCACGCCCCCTCGCTCGGTTCCGCGGCCCACTCGGTGGCGCGCTGGGAAGCAGCGGAGTGCACCGCGAAGCGGTTCGGGCGGTTGGTGGAGATCAACCGGGCATGGGCGGCCGCGACCGGCACTAGGCCGCTACTTGAGGCGATCGCCGAGGCGGCCTGCGAACTTTTTGACGCCGACCGGGCCAGCATTTTCCTGTGGGACGAAGCCAATCGAACGCTCGTTGGGCAGCCGGCGATCGGCTTCGCCGCGGCGGAGCTGCGGCTGCCCGACGACAAGGGCGTGGTGGGAGCCGTGCTGCAATCGGGCAAGCCGATGCGTACCGGCCCGGATAGTTCTGCGGCGGTCGACCGGTCGCTTGATCAGAAAACCGGCTACCAGACCCAGACGCTGCTGTGTGTTCCGATGGACGCCGCGGACGGTCGCCGGCTGGGCGTTTTTGAGCTGCTCAACAAGCGAGGAGGAGCGTTCACGGACGAAGACGAAGCGGGGCTGACCGGCTTGGCCGCCAACGCGGCGATCGCGTTGGCCAACACGCAGCAGTTCGAGGCGTTGCTCGCTCGGCACGACCAGTTGGTCGATCAGGCCGCCAGCGGCGCACGGCTATTGGGGGGCTGTTCCGCGATTGAGTCGATCCGCGGCACGATCGAGCGCGTCGCGGACACCGACCTGGCGATCCTTATCCTTGGCGAGAACGGCACCGGAAAGGAGGTGGCCGCCCAGGCGCTTCACTACCGCAGCCGGCGACGCGGCGGACCTTTCGTCGCGGTCAACTGCGCGGCGATCACCGAGACGCTGCTGGAAAGCGAGTTGTTCGGCCATGAGAAAGGGGCGTTCACCGACGCCCGTGAGACTCGCCCGGGCAAGTTTGAGGCGGCTTCCGGCGGGACGCTGCTGCTAGACGAGATCGGCGACATGAGCCTTGGCGGGCAGGCAAAGCTGCTGAGGGTGTTGGAAGAAAAAGTCGTTGTGCGAGTGGGCGGTTCTGCGCCCATCGCAACCGACGTCCGCCTGCTGGCCGCAACGAACCAGAACCTGGCGCAGCTCGTCCGAGAAAAGAGGTTCCGCGAAGACCTGTTCTATCGCTTGAACGTCGTCTCGATCGAGCTGCCGCCGCTTCGCAGCCGCGGCGATGACGTGTTGGTGCTCGCGGAGCACTTCCTCCGCGGCTTCTGCCAGTCGATGGGCCGCAAGGCGCCCAAACTCTCGGCAGATGCGAAAAGCCGGCTAGCGTCGCATCGCTGGCCGGGCAATGTCCGCGAGCTGCGGAACCTGATGGAAAGGGTCGCCTACCTGCACCAAGGCCCGCGCGTTGAGGCCAGCGACCTGGCGTTTGTGCTTGCGCCGGGCAAGCCGACCTCCGACCTCATGGACTCCGACCTGCCCCTCAGTTCTGCGACACGCGAGTTCCAGCGGGGCTACATCCGCCACACCATCGAGGGCTGCCGGGGCAACGTCACCGACGCCGCGGAGCGCCTGGGGGTACACCGGTCTAACCTTTACCGCAAGATGACGCAGTTGGGGATGGCCGCCGACGGCGACTCGGAGACGGACGATTCGGATTCGCCGACGGACACGGACCAACGCAGGTAG
- the bioA gene encoding adenosylmethionine--8-amino-7-oxononanoate transaminase: MTNRELHAWDRTHLWHSFTQMAEYEPLVIRKAEGCYLVDIEGRRYLDAASSMWCAVHGHRHPTIDAAIRGQLDRVAQCTSLGMGAETAVVLAKRLADLAPGDLDRVFFASDGASATEVALKTAFQYWRQCDRPRPQKTKFLAFREAYHGDTLGAASVSGIERFTSVFQPLLFDTIYAPLPDPRRLPAGTPTEEACAHFLDEVRGLLEQHAEELVAVVIEPLVQCAAGMVMHPHGFLAGLRQLTQAHDLLLIADEVAVGMGRTGTMFACDQESVAPDLLCLGKGLSGGYLPLSAMMAPERIWQAFLGARDSQRALDHGHTFSGNPLACAAAMGCLDVFEQEQTLEALRPKIARIGERLCGLAASPRVVGARQRGMIAAFDLTLGRDAGRELAKRALQRGVWLRPQSEMVYVMPPLSITLAEIDKLFDLLTELVTAL, encoded by the coding sequence TTGACCAACCGAGAGCTTCACGCCTGGGACCGCACGCACCTCTGGCACTCGTTCACCCAGATGGCCGAGTACGAGCCGCTGGTGATCCGCAAGGCAGAGGGTTGCTACCTGGTCGACATCGAGGGGCGCCGGTACCTCGACGCCGCTAGCAGCATGTGGTGCGCGGTGCACGGCCATCGCCACCCGACAATCGACGCGGCGATCCGTGGGCAGCTCGATCGAGTCGCCCAATGCACCTCGCTGGGGATGGGCGCCGAGACCGCGGTCGTGCTGGCCAAGCGGCTGGCCGACTTGGCGCCCGGCGACCTCGACCGCGTGTTCTTCGCCAGCGACGGCGCGAGTGCAACGGAAGTCGCTCTGAAGACAGCGTTCCAGTATTGGCGGCAGTGCGATCGGCCGCGTCCACAGAAGACCAAGTTCTTGGCTTTCCGCGAGGCCTATCACGGCGACACGCTGGGCGCCGCCAGTGTCAGCGGGATCGAACGGTTCACTAGCGTCTTTCAGCCGCTGTTGTTTGACACCATCTATGCACCGCTGCCAGACCCACGCCGTCTGCCGGCCGGCACTCCCACCGAAGAGGCATGCGCTCATTTTCTCGACGAGGTGCGCGGACTGCTCGAACAGCACGCAGAAGAGCTGGTCGCGGTAGTCATCGAACCCTTGGTGCAATGCGCCGCCGGAATGGTGATGCACCCGCACGGCTTTCTCGCCGGGCTGCGGCAACTTACGCAAGCGCACGACCTGCTGCTGATCGCGGATGAGGTGGCCGTGGGGATGGGGCGCACCGGAACCATGTTCGCATGCGACCAAGAGAGCGTGGCCCCCGATCTGCTCTGCCTGGGGAAGGGGCTTTCCGGGGGATACCTGCCGCTCTCCGCAATGATGGCTCCGGAGCGGATCTGGCAAGCGTTCTTAGGGGCCCGCGATTCGCAGCGGGCGCTCGACCACGGACATACCTTCAGCGGCAACCCTCTCGCCTGCGCGGCGGCGATGGGCTGCCTCGACGTGTTCGAGCAAGAGCAAACCCTCGAAGCGTTGCGGCCAAAGATCGCCCGCATCGGCGAGCGGCTGTGCGGCCTGGCCGCTTCTCCCCGTGTGGTGGGGGCTCGGCAGCGGGGGATGATTGCCGCGTTTGACCTCACGCTTGGTCGCGACGCCGGACGTGAGCTCGCCAAGAGGGCGCTCCAGCGGGGAGTGTGGCTGCGGCCGCAGTCAGAGATGGTCTACGTGATGCCGCCGCTGTCGATTACCCTTGCAGAGATCGACAAACTTTTCGATTTGCTGACGGAGCTGGTCACCGCCCTTTAG
- a CDS encoding SAM hydrolase/SAM-dependent halogenase family protein: MRPILTLTTDFGEGSRYVAAMKGVALSIAPDLTVVDISHCVPPQDIAAGARVLVEATPWFPAGTLHLAVIDPGVGSDRRIVYAEIGDQRYVCPDNGLLGLLAVEQKPRKLHTVSEAEYWLPDVSRTFHGRDIMAPVAARLCSGLAPERLGPAIDGLTPLAAARGIRVGQRIEGEVVELDSFGNLITNITAEMLTGVPRDLSVTVECDDHQTLGIYETYADQPPMTLIALVGSGGALELAIVEDSAAIMLGVKAGTPVVVRW, encoded by the coding sequence ATGCGGCCAATCCTAACGCTGACGACCGATTTCGGCGAAGGGAGCCGGTATGTCGCAGCAATGAAAGGGGTCGCTTTGTCGATCGCGCCCGACCTAACCGTTGTCGACATCTCGCACTGCGTCCCTCCGCAAGATATCGCGGCTGGGGCAAGGGTGCTGGTTGAAGCAACCCCCTGGTTCCCGGCCGGCACGCTCCATTTGGCGGTGATCGATCCGGGGGTCGGGAGTGACCGACGGATCGTCTACGCCGAGATAGGCGACCAGCGCTATGTCTGCCCCGACAACGGCCTGCTGGGACTGTTGGCTGTCGAGCAAAAGCCCCGTAAACTGCACACGGTTTCGGAAGCCGAGTATTGGCTGCCCGATGTCTCGCGCACCTTTCATGGTCGCGACATCATGGCGCCGGTGGCGGCACGGCTCTGCTCTGGTTTGGCGCCCGAGCGGCTTGGGCCTGCGATCGATGGACTGACGCCGCTTGCCGCGGCCAGGGGGATACGGGTGGGACAACGGATCGAGGGCGAAGTGGTCGAGCTCGACTCGTTCGGCAACCTCATCACCAACATCACGGCCGAAATGCTCACGGGGGTCCCGCGTGACCTGTCGGTAACCGTTGAGTGTGACGACCACCAGACCTTGGGCATCTACGAGACCTACGCGGACCAACCCCCGATGACGCTGATCGCGCTAGTCGGCTCGGGGGGCGCGCTGGAGTTGGCCATCGTAGAAGATTCCGCGGCGATCATGCTCGGCGTCAAAGCCGGAACGCCCGTGGTCGTTCGCTGGTAG